One window of Cryobacterium arcticum genomic DNA carries:
- a CDS encoding APC family permease codes for MNATAGPDGQGALRRQLGVGGAIVVGLAAMIGAGVFYVWAPAAAAAGSGLLIGLVIAGVIASLNALSSAQLAMSHPVSGGAYAFGRATLGPWWGFSAGWLFLAGKTASAGAIALILGGYLWPEQARLVAVLGVLVLGAVNLVGIRSTARLSAVVVFLVLGGLLALVLVVGAGTADGSRGVSVDVGSLLDSGWLGILQSAGLLFFAFAGYARMATLGEEVRDPRRTLPRAIVTALGLTLVIYGVVGLLCVLVLGPAVLAGSASPLAELVGGAEPWTGVARLLAAIACLGSLAGILAGLSRTGLAMAREGDLPGRLSRISPTRHTPVVAEVTIGLVAIAGVLLLDPARLVGFSACAVLVYYAIAHLAALRQPREQRWLPRGVQYLGVAGCLLLAGTVPWPGVLAAAAWLALGLLGRAVRLAAARRP; via the coding sequence ATGAATGCAACTGCCGGGCCGGACGGCCAGGGGGCGCTGCGGCGCCAGCTCGGTGTCGGCGGGGCCATCGTGGTGGGCCTGGCGGCCATGATCGGCGCCGGTGTCTTCTACGTCTGGGCGCCCGCCGCCGCGGCCGCCGGCTCCGGCCTGCTCATCGGTCTTGTCATCGCCGGCGTCATCGCCTCGCTCAACGCCCTGAGCTCGGCCCAACTGGCCATGAGCCATCCGGTCTCCGGCGGCGCCTACGCGTTCGGCCGGGCCACCCTCGGGCCGTGGTGGGGATTCAGCGCGGGCTGGCTGTTCCTGGCCGGCAAGACGGCGTCGGCCGGCGCCATCGCGCTGATCCTGGGCGGGTATCTCTGGCCGGAGCAGGCGAGACTCGTGGCGGTACTGGGCGTTCTCGTGCTGGGCGCCGTGAACCTGGTCGGCATCCGCAGCACCGCCCGGCTCAGCGCCGTGGTGGTCTTCCTGGTGCTGGGCGGTCTGCTCGCGCTGGTGCTCGTGGTGGGGGCCGGCACCGCCGACGGCAGCAGGGGCGTCTCGGTCGACGTCGGCTCGCTGCTGGACTCCGGCTGGCTGGGCATCCTGCAGTCGGCCGGCCTGCTGTTCTTCGCGTTCGCCGGCTACGCCCGCATGGCCACGCTGGGGGAGGAGGTGCGCGATCCGCGCCGCACCCTGCCGCGGGCCATCGTGACCGCCCTGGGGTTGACGCTGGTGATCTACGGGGTGGTCGGTCTGCTCTGCGTGCTGGTGCTCGGCCCCGCCGTCCTGGCCGGCTCGGCATCGCCGCTGGCCGAGCTGGTCGGCGGCGCCGAACCGTGGACCGGCGTCGCCCGGCTGCTGGCCGCCATCGCCTGCCTGGGCTCGCTGGCGGGAATCCTGGCGGGCCTCAGCCGCACCGGGCTGGCGATGGCCAGGGAGGGCGACCTGCCCGGCCGGCTCAGCCGCATCTCGCCGACCCGGCACACCCCGGTGGTAGCCGAGGTGACGATCGGGCTCGTGGCGATCGCCGGGGTGCTGTTGCTCGACCCGGCCCGGCTGGTCGGTTTCTCGGCCTGCGCGGTGCTGGTCTACTACGCGATCGCGCATCTGGCCGCGCTGCGCCAGCCGCGCGAGCAGCGCTGGCTGCCTCGTGGGGTGCAATACCTCGGCGTCGCCGGATGCCTGCTCCTGGCCGGCACCGTGCCCTGGCCCGGCGTGCTCGCCGCAGCCGCCTGGCTGGCGCTCGGC
- a CDS encoding ribose-phosphate diphosphokinase encodes MPGIKSSGEKKLVLISGRAHPQLAIDIAAELGSELIPTDARTFANGEIYARFDESVRGADAFVIQSHTNPINEWLMEQLIMVDALKRASAKRITVVAPFYPYARQDKKGRGREPISARLVADLFKVAGADRIMSVDLHAAQIQGFFDGPVDHLFAMPVLLEHFRAKLDPSTLTIVSPDMGRVRVADIWSDKLGAPLAIIHKRRDPLVPNQITVHEIVGEVKGRVCLIVDDLIDTGRTIVQAAEALMAAGATGVVVAATHAVFSPPALDLLQNPAIQEVVVTDTLPIPEDKRFPTLTVLPIAPLLARAIHEVFDEGSVTSMFEGAA; translated from the coding sequence GTGCCTGGAATCAAGAGCAGCGGCGAGAAGAAATTGGTGCTCATCTCGGGGCGAGCGCACCCTCAGCTCGCGATCGACATCGCCGCAGAACTTGGTTCGGAGTTGATCCCCACCGACGCGCGCACCTTCGCCAACGGCGAGATCTACGCCCGGTTCGACGAGAGCGTGCGCGGCGCGGATGCGTTCGTCATCCAGTCGCACACCAACCCGATCAACGAATGGCTGATGGAACAGCTCATCATGGTCGACGCCCTCAAGCGCGCCTCCGCCAAGCGCATCACCGTCGTGGCCCCGTTCTACCCGTACGCCCGCCAGGACAAGAAGGGCCGCGGCCGCGAGCCGATCTCCGCCCGCCTCGTCGCCGACCTGTTCAAGGTTGCCGGTGCCGATCGCATCATGTCGGTCGACCTGCACGCCGCACAGATCCAGGGCTTCTTCGACGGCCCCGTCGACCACCTCTTCGCCATGCCGGTGCTGCTCGAGCACTTCCGCGCCAAGCTCGACCCGTCGACGCTCACGATCGTGTCGCCCGACATGGGCCGCGTGCGCGTCGCCGACATCTGGAGCGACAAGCTCGGCGCACCGCTGGCCATCATCCACAAGCGCCGCGACCCGCTGGTGCCCAACCAGATCACCGTCCACGAGATCGTCGGTGAGGTCAAGGGTCGCGTCTGCCTGATCGTCGACGACCTGATCGACACCGGCCGCACCATCGTGCAGGCCGCGGAGGCCCTCATGGCCGCCGGTGCCACCGGTGTCGTCGTGGCCGCGACGCACGCCGTGTTCAGCCCGCCCGCACTGGACCTGCTGCAGAACCCGGCCATCCAGGAGGTCGTCGTCACCGACACCCTCCCGATCCCCGAGGACAAGCGCTTCCCCACGCTGACCGTGCTGCCGATCGCGCCCCTGCTGGCGCGCGCCATCCACGAGGTCTTCGACGAGGGATCCGTCACGTCGATGTTCGAGGGCGCCGCGTAG
- the glmU gene encoding bifunctional UDP-N-acetylglucosamine diphosphorylase/glucosamine-1-phosphate N-acetyltransferase GlmU: MCENTVERIHVTDSRLAIIVLAAGQGTRMKSSLPKLMHPLAGLPIISHVLATARALDAAHVITVLRHERERLAELVALDLPESLLVDQDEVPGTGRAVEQAVAALPADFDGDVLVISGDVPLLNAATLANFIEAHRERAAAATVLSAFPGDVNGYGRIIRSEDGTFDRIVEHKDATDDERAVDEINAGVYLFGLGELRDQLARLTTDNVQGEKYLTDVIGLLRSAGSEVRAVPVADAWLVAGINDRAQLSDTAAKLNAVIVRGWQLAGVTVQDPATTWIDLKATLASDVTLLPGTQILGSTTVATGAIIGPDTTLLDCEIGEGATVKRSDATLAVIGDGATVGPFSYLRPGTWLGADGKIGTFVETKNAVIGEGSKVPHLSYVGDATIGVHSNIGAGTIFANYDGVNKNPSVIGSHVRTGSHNVFVAPIRIGDGAYTGAGTVVRKDVPAGALSINVAPQRNMVGWVETNRPGTDAATAASQSGD; this comes from the coding sequence CTCGCCATCATCGTCCTGGCCGCAGGGCAGGGCACCCGCATGAAGTCCAGCTTGCCCAAGCTCATGCATCCGCTCGCCGGCCTGCCGATCATCAGCCACGTGCTGGCGACCGCACGGGCACTGGACGCCGCACACGTCATCACGGTGCTGCGTCACGAGAGGGAGCGCCTGGCCGAGCTGGTGGCGCTCGACCTGCCCGAGAGCCTGCTCGTGGACCAGGACGAGGTTCCCGGAACCGGTCGCGCCGTCGAGCAGGCCGTCGCGGCGTTGCCGGCGGACTTCGACGGCGATGTGCTCGTGATCAGCGGGGACGTGCCGCTGCTGAACGCGGCCACCCTGGCCAACTTCATCGAGGCGCACCGGGAACGTGCTGCCGCGGCCACCGTGCTCTCCGCCTTCCCCGGCGACGTCAACGGATACGGCCGCATCATCCGCTCGGAGGACGGCACCTTCGACCGGATCGTGGAGCACAAGGACGCCACCGACGACGAGCGCGCCGTCGACGAGATCAACGCGGGCGTCTACCTCTTCGGGCTCGGTGAGCTGCGCGATCAGCTGGCCCGCCTCACCACCGACAACGTGCAGGGCGAGAAGTACCTCACCGATGTGATCGGGCTGCTCCGCTCGGCCGGCTCAGAGGTGCGCGCGGTTCCCGTCGCGGATGCCTGGCTGGTCGCCGGCATCAACGACCGGGCCCAGCTCAGCGACACCGCCGCCAAGCTCAACGCCGTCATCGTGCGTGGCTGGCAGCTGGCCGGCGTAACCGTGCAGGACCCGGCCACCACCTGGATCGACCTCAAGGCGACCCTGGCCAGCGACGTGACGCTGCTGCCCGGCACCCAGATCCTCGGCTCCACCACGGTGGCCACCGGCGCGATCATCGGCCCGGACACCACACTGCTGGACTGCGAGATCGGCGAGGGCGCCACCGTCAAGCGGAGCGACGCGACGCTCGCGGTGATCGGCGACGGTGCCACCGTCGGCCCGTTCTCCTACCTTCGACCGGGCACCTGGCTCGGCGCCGACGGCAAGATCGGCACCTTCGTCGAGACCAAGAACGCGGTCATCGGCGAGGGCAGCAAGGTGCCGCACCTGAGCTACGTCGGCGACGCGACGATCGGCGTGCACTCCAACATCGGAGCCGGCACGATCTTCGCCAACTACGACGGCGTGAACAAGAACCCGTCCGTGATCGGGTCGCATGTGCGCACCGGATCGCACAACGTGTTCGTGGCGCCGATTAGAATCGGTGACGGAGCCTACACGGGCGCAGGAACGGTGGTCCGCAAGGACGTGCCGGCCGGTGCCCTGTCCATCAACGTGGCTCCGCAGAGAAATATGGTCGGTTGGGTAGAGACCAACCGGCCGGGAACAGACGCGGCGACAGCCGCGTCACAGAGCGGAGACTAG